The DNA window GCGTCTTCACTTTCGCAAAACGACGATACCGGAATCACCAGGTAATTTCGCTCGCGATCCAACGACAAGGTGATGATCATTAATTCAAACGCATTCATTGAACCGATCATTGACATTGCCAACCTGCGAGCGTTCGTGGACTTTGTCTCGCATCTTGGAAATACGGTACTGTCTCCGGAGGATTGGAACCTGCTGGTCGCGGGTGTGAATGCCTCGGATATAGAAACAGGCGATCGGTTTGAATTCAACCTGACAGGCGACACAGAAGACTCCTGCTCCAGTTTTGCAAGCGAGCGCGGACATGACTTTCACAAAGTTCACGTTCAGATTTATTGCTCGGATTGGATGGCGCTCAAGATCAACACTGCCGCCGAGATCATGGCGAACTACAAGCTGGAACCTCTCTCCGACTGAACCAAAAATCGGTGGAATGGGGCAGGTAAAGTTACGGCAGGAACAGGAACTCGCTGCTGTTGAAGAGTACGCGGCACAGGGCGGGCAGGCCGTGCTGCTGGACGACCTGCAGCGAGGCGGCCGCTTCGCTTGCTCGGGGCGGACGGGCGAGCGTTAGCTGGAACGCCTGCTCGATCTGGGCGACGGGCGAGGCGCCGGCTTCCGCTTTCACACGCTCGGCCAGACGCTGCGACTGGTCGACGAGGAAAGGGCTGTTGAACAGGTTTAACGCCTGGATTGCGGTCGTTGACTGGCTGCGTAACGGCGTTGCCTGACCGGCGTCGGGGCAGTCAAAGGCGCCGAACACGGGGGCGGATTCCATCCGGATTTTATGGGCGTAAATCATGCGCCTTTTTTCCGCCGGGCCGAAGACTTCCAGCGGGGGAAAGCCGGACAGGCCGCCTCGTTTCTCGAAAAAGTCGAAGCCGGGTCCGCCCATCTGCAGTTCCAGTTCTCCGCTGCACTGCAGGATGCTGTCGCGGATCGCTTCGGCTTCGATCCGGCGGGTCGGATAGCGCCAGAGCAGACGGTTGTCGCCATCGCGGGCGGCCGCTTCGGGTCGGAATCGCGAGGCCTGCTGGTACGTTTCGCTTAGCACGATCCGGCGATGCAAATACTTGATCGACCAGCCGCTGTCGATCAGTTCCTGGGCCAGCCAGTCCAGCAACTCGGGGTGCGACGGCGCTGCGCCGTTGAGGCCAAAGTCGCTGGGCGTTTCCACCAGGCCGGCGCCAAAATGGTGCTGCCAGATCCGGTTCGCCATGACCCGGGCCGTGAGCGGATTGGCTGGACTGGCGATCCAGGCGGCCAGCGCCTGGCGCCGTTCCGGTTCACTGGCGACCGGGTCGAGCGGAACGGAACCGAGAATGGCCGGGACGCCGGGGCCGACTGCTTTCCCCGGTTGTTCGGGGTCGCCCCGTTTCAGGACGGACGTCGTGTCGGGCTCGCGAAACTTGCCGGCGTACACCAGGTTCGCCGCGGGTTCTTTGCCGGCGGTTTTCTTGCCTGGCGGTTCTTTGGCGGACAGCTTGCTGGCGGACGGTTCCTGGCCCAGCTTGCGATCGCCGTAGTCGACGCCGGCGAAGAACGCCTGCATGGCGTAGTAGTCTTCGTGCCGGATCGGGTCGAACTTGTGGTCGTGGCAGCGGGCGCAACCGACGGTCAGGCCCAGGAAGGTGGCGCTCACGCCGACGACAATCTCATCCAGGGCGTCCTGCCGGGCGAGCCGCTTGGAGGCCTCGTCCTTGCCGATCTGCCCCGGCAACAGGGCGGGCGCGGCGACCAGAAAGCCGGTCGCCGCATCGACGCCCAGCTGATCACCGGTCAGCTGCTCGGTGAGAAAGCGATCATACGGCGTGTCCTGGTTGAACGCGCGGATGACATAATCGCGATATGGCCAGGCGTGCGGGCGGGGCGTATTCACTTCGTAGCCATGCGTATCGGCGTAGCGGACCAGGTCCAGCCAGTGCTGGGCCCAGCGTTCGCCGTAGCGGGGACTGGCCAGCAGGTAGTCGAGCAAAGCGGTCGCACCCTGTTTCCGGTCTTGCTGCAGTCGCGGCAGCCAGACGGAGATCTCCGCCGGCGTCGGCGGTAGGCCGTGCAGATCGAAGAACATGCGGCGCAGCAGGGACGTGGCGTCGGCTGGCGGCGAACGTTCGAGACCTTGTTCCTGCAGACGTTCCTCGATCCACGCATCGACCGACCGTGAAGGCAGCAGGCGCTCCGCCGTCGGGACGTGATCCGGCGACACGCCAGGCGGTGGGACCGCGAGCGATTGGAACGCCCAGTGGTTGCGCGGGTCGCGTTGTGGGGTTTCGTTGCGGGGGGCGGGGGCTCCGGCGGCGATCCAGCGGCGGAGCAGCGATTGCTCGGCGGCGGTGAGCGGCTCGCCTTTGGGCGGCATCCGTTCGTCTGCGTTGGCGGCAACACGTTCCAGGATCAGGCTGTCGTCGGGCTGGCGGGCCTGGAGGGCGGGACCGCTGTCGCCGCCCTGGAGCAAGGCGGCGGCTGTATCGGTGCGCAGGCCGGCCTCCTGGCGCAGCGGCCCATGGCAGGACCAGCATTTCCGTTTGAGCAGCGGCCTGATCTGCTGGGTGTAGTCGACCTCGGCGGCCTGGAGTCGGTGGATTCCGGGCAGCAGCAAGAGCAGCAAAACGATCGCTTTCCCCCCGATTTCCGGAGAGAATCGGGTTAATGGAAAGGGCCGTCGGTGGGGCATGGGGAGATCGCCGGGGCGGTTGTCTGCGGGGGAGAAGTTCCCCTAGTATACTGTTTGGCGAGGAGCATGCAGCCCTTTTGCGGGTGGGACGGGCATTCCCTGCGACGAGTCGTCAAGAGGCGAAACGGGCGATTGGTGCTGGAAACGTTCGTCCTTCTTTACAGAGTAGTTTTCATCCTTCACAATACGCATGACAAAGTTACCGAAAACATCAGCGGCCTCTCGGTGGAGCGGCCGCGATTTTTTTTGTTGATACGGAGCGACAAAATGTCCGACATGGTTCCCATGACCCGCGATGCCTTCAATCGGCTCAAAGACGAAATTCATCGTCTTGAGAACGAAGAGATGCCGATCATCGCGGAAAAAATCGCCGAAGCCCGGGCCGAAGGCGACCTGAAAGAAAACGCCGAGTACCATGCCCAGCGCGAAGCGCAGGGGATGCTGCAGGCGCGCATTGTGGAAAAACGCGATCGCCTGGCCAGAGCTTCGATCGTCGATATGTCGCAGATTCCGCGTGACCGGGTGGCCTTTGGGGCGACGGTCACCGTGAAGGATCTCGACTATAACGACGAGGAAGAGATCACCCTGGTCGGCTCCGGCGACGAAGACTACGACGTCGGCAAGTACCTGACGACCAGCCCGATTGGCCAGGGGCTGATGGGGAAAAAGGTCG is part of the Lignipirellula cremea genome and encodes:
- a CDS encoding PSD1 and planctomycete cytochrome C domain-containing protein, whose translation is MLLLLLPGIHRLQAAEVDYTQQIRPLLKRKCWSCHGPLRQEAGLRTDTAAALLQGGDSGPALQARQPDDSLILERVAANADERMPPKGEPLTAAEQSLLRRWIAAGAPAPRNETPQRDPRNHWAFQSLAVPPPGVSPDHVPTAERLLPSRSVDAWIEERLQEQGLERSPPADATSLLRRMFFDLHGLPPTPAEISVWLPRLQQDRKQGATALLDYLLASPRYGERWAQHWLDLVRYADTHGYEVNTPRPHAWPYRDYVIRAFNQDTPYDRFLTEQLTGDQLGVDAATGFLVAAPALLPGQIGKDEASKRLARQDALDEIVVGVSATFLGLTVGCARCHDHKFDPIRHEDYYAMQAFFAGVDYGDRKLGQEPSASKLSAKEPPGKKTAGKEPAANLVYAGKFREPDTTSVLKRGDPEQPGKAVGPGVPAILGSVPLDPVASEPERRQALAAWIASPANPLTARVMANRIWQHHFGAGLVETPSDFGLNGAAPSHPELLDWLAQELIDSGWSIKYLHRRIVLSETYQQASRFRPEAAARDGDNRLLWRYPTRRIEAEAIRDSILQCSGELELQMGGPGFDFFEKRGGLSGFPPLEVFGPAEKRRMIYAHKIRMESAPVFGAFDCPDAGQATPLRSQSTTAIQALNLFNSPFLVDQSQRLAERVKAEAGASPVAQIEQAFQLTLARPPRASEAAASLQVVQQHGLPALCRVLFNSSEFLFLP
- the greA gene encoding transcription elongation factor GreA; this encodes MSDMVPMTRDAFNRLKDEIHRLENEEMPIIAEKIAEARAEGDLKENAEYHAQREAQGMLQARIVEKRDRLARASIVDMSQIPRDRVAFGATVTVKDLDYNDEEEITLVGSGDEDYDVGKYLTTSPIGQGLMGKKVGTVVEIPVPKGVIRYEILSIRYDEG